One bacterium genomic region harbors:
- the ahcY gene encoding adenosylhomocysteinase: MAPKVELFKDQPNVVADMSLADWGRKEIMVSEHEMPGLMAIREKYATKKPLQGVRISGSLHMTIQTAVLIETLKALGADVRWASCNIFSTQDHAAAAIAATGTPVYAWKGESLEEYWACTLQALSFPGSKGPQLIVDDGGDATLLIHKGYELEAGSDWVNTPSDAYEETVIKDMLKKIHARDAEFWHTIVAEWKGVSEETTTGVHRLYQMLEEGKLLVPAMNVNDSVTKSKFDNLYGCRESLADGIKRATDVMVAGKVVVVCGYGDVGKGSAQSMRGFGARVIVTEIDPICALQAAMEGFEVATIEDTLGAADIYVTTTGNRDVITAEYMSGMKDQAIVCNIGHFDNEIQIDRLNAWPGVKKITIKPQVDQYTYEDGHVIFMLAEGRLVNLGCATGHPSFVMSNSFTNQTLAQLDLWANKDTYKVGVYRLSKQLDEEVARLHLKKIGVKLTKLSQAQADYIGVPVDGPYKPEHYRY, translated from the coding sequence ATGGCACCGAAAGTGGAATTATTTAAAGATCAGCCCAATGTTGTGGCGGATATGTCCTTGGCGGATTGGGGCAGAAAAGAGATCATGGTTTCCGAGCATGAAATGCCCGGATTGATGGCGATTCGTGAAAAATATGCAACCAAAAAACCGTTGCAGGGCGTTCGGATATCCGGCTCGCTGCATATGACGATCCAAACAGCGGTGCTCATTGAGACACTGAAGGCCTTGGGCGCTGATGTGCGCTGGGCATCGTGTAATATCTTTTCGACTCAGGACCATGCCGCGGCGGCGATCGCAGCGACCGGCACACCGGTTTATGCCTGGAAGGGTGAGTCCCTGGAAGAGTACTGGGCATGTACATTGCAGGCACTGTCTTTTCCCGGTAGTAAAGGTCCTCAGCTGATTGTGGATGACGGCGGGGATGCGACCTTGCTGATTCATAAAGGCTATGAACTGGAAGCTGGCTCCGACTGGGTGAATACGCCGTCTGATGCTTATGAAGAGACGGTTATCAAAGATATGCTGAAAAAAATTCATGCCCGGGATGCTGAATTTTGGCACACCATCGTGGCTGAGTGGAAAGGCGTTTCCGAGGAAACCACCACCGGCGTTCACCGTTTGTATCAAATGCTGGAAGAAGGCAAGCTCCTGGTTCCGGCGATGAATGTTAATGATTCGGTGACCAAGTCAAAATTTGATAATCTCTATGGATGCCGTGAGTCGCTGGCAGATGGCATCAAACGCGCCACGGATGTCATGGTGGCGGGCAAGGTTGTGGTGGTCTGTGGTTACGGTGATGTAGGCAAAGGTTCGGCCCAATCCATGCGCGGATTCGGTGCGCGGGTGATCGTGACCGAAATTGATCCCATCTGTGCGCTTCAGGCAGCGATGGAGGGTTTTGAGGTCGCCACGATTGAGGATACATTGGGTGCGGCGGATATTTATGTCACCACCACCGGGAACCGGGATGTCATCACAGCCGAATATATGTCCGGGATGAAGGACCAGGCCATTGTCTGTAATATTGGACACTTTGATAATGAGATCCAGATTGACCGTCTCAACGCTTGGCCCGGTGTGAAGAAGATCACAATTAAACCCCAGGTCGATCAGTACACCTATGAAGACGGACACGTGATTTTTATGCTGGCGGAAGGCCGATTGGTTAATTTGGGGTGTGCGACCGGACATCCTTCCTTTGTGATGTCCAACTCTTTCACCAACCAGACCCTGGCGCAGCTTGATCTTTGGGCGAACAAAGACACCTACAAAGTAGGGGTTTACCGCCTGTCAAAGCAGTTGGATGAGGAAGTGGCCCGGCTGCATTTGAAGAAAATCGGGGTCAAATTAACCAAACTCAGTCAGGCACAGGCTGATTATATCGGTGTGCCGGTTGACGGGCCGTATAAACCGGAGCATTACCGGTATTAA
- a CDS encoding HEAT repeat domain-containing protein has product MKSKNLIRFSLYGTLVFILALAGYTFAGQKMSFEEAFAKKNAASKAAYQKTAKKTEWNADIQAHQLQEKYAKEVEANIQRVEEGLASTEVRCDRAILNLARAKDPKAVPILSKFILQDDCAYDRKTAAEALQAIGDPIAIPALEAALEDKDYRVRVNAASALVAFKQYDAAFPTLKNIALKKNIENWVIDYSGEGRIKNQPDYKGDIQIINDFLPSEALLALGDINDKKSIEVIKQCLQDENSFVRFHAGFILLEKKDTKKALPVLEKIINNPNITISVRASAIRAIVQSNGTQEKKLINDFLNSSDPQIVKHTKRAISLHKRGL; this is encoded by the coding sequence ATGAAATCCAAAAATTTAATTAGGTTTTCTCTTTATGGAACGTTGGTATTCATCCTGGCACTAGCAGGTTACACCTTTGCCGGACAGAAGATGTCGTTTGAAGAGGCATTTGCCAAAAAAAATGCTGCTAGCAAAGCCGCATATCAAAAAACCGCAAAAAAAACAGAATGGAACGCTGATATCCAGGCACACCAATTGCAGGAAAAATATGCAAAGGAAGTGGAGGCAAACATCCAGCGGGTTGAAGAAGGATTAGCATCAACTGAAGTAAGGTGTGATCGAGCTATACTCAATTTAGCGCGGGCTAAAGACCCGAAAGCCGTTCCAATATTATCAAAATTCATACTACAAGACGATTGTGCCTATGATCGAAAAACCGCAGCAGAAGCTTTGCAAGCAATCGGTGATCCTATCGCGATCCCAGCATTGGAAGCAGCTTTAGAAGATAAAGATTATCGCGTGAGAGTGAATGCTGCAAGCGCCCTGGTTGCCTTTAAGCAATATGATGCGGCATTTCCAACATTAAAAAATATAGCTTTGAAAAAAAACATTGAAAATTGGGTGATTGATTATTCCGGAGAAGGACGTATTAAAAACCAACCCGACTACAAAGGTGATATCCAAATTATAAATGATTTTCTTCCGAGCGAAGCTCTATTGGCACTAGGCGATATCAATGATAAAAAATCGATTGAAGTCATCAAGCAGTGTTTGCAAGACGAAAACAGTTTTGTCCGGTTTCACGCTGGCTTTATTCTGTTGGAAAAAAAGGATACTAAAAAAGCTTTACCTGTATTGGAAAAAATAATCAACAACCCAAACATCACCATTTCAGTCCGAGCATCCGCAATCCGCGCAATAGTCCAAAGCAACGGAACCCAAGAAAAAAAACTGATCAATGATTTTCTCAATTCTTCAGATCCACAAATTGTCAAGCACACCAAAAGAGCGATCAGCCTCCATAAAAGGGGCCTATAA
- a CDS encoding nucleotidyltransferase substrate binding protein, giving the protein MDYLKEKTRQLEQALNKWQAALEAAFTDLNRDAAIQRFEFSFELLWKSIKLYLKEIEKIGCHSPRSCFREIKPIFNLSEDEVETCLKMADDRNYSVHTYSEKMADALYQRLDGYWKLAHKIKLLMGNNID; this is encoded by the coding sequence ATGGATTACTTAAAGGAAAAAACCCGCCAACTTGAGCAAGCCCTGAACAAGTGGCAAGCAGCCTTGGAAGCTGCTTTTACTGATTTGAATCGCGATGCCGCCATCCAGCGCTTTGAATTCAGTTTTGAATTGCTATGGAAAAGCATCAAATTATATCTAAAGGAAATTGAAAAAATAGGATGCCATTCGCCGCGTTCTTGTTTCCGGGAGATAAAACCGATATTTAATTTAAGTGAAGATGAAGTGGAAACTTGCTTGAAAATGGCGGATGACCGTAATTATTCCGTCCATACTTATTCCGAAAAAATGGCGGATGCGCTTTATCAGCGTTTGGATGGTTATTGGAAATTGGCACATAAAATAAAACTGCTTATGGGAAACAATATTGATTAA
- a CDS encoding DUF3575 domain-containing protein: MIDIKSSTITASQVSQPIKENERQLLLDEIKRLKKQLHDAELEAWEAQKALEDYKSWAELEMHRRTLTSNDPSSETMPIESNPSFKETAGTQLPESLQKNNSLYTDILGWSHLYQEKRHSFNLNYETALFNYLSLTLSILSSGYHVKESDFEYTVSEFGFGGGIKYYPFYQSISQGGFWVGSNAKIIFWNDEYKDTLGAIGESGSQYLLGTEVGYKWVLGNRHWFFISPFIGYYYSTLQFETQLDDNNSDFFQFFFYTGLNIGIVF, translated from the coding sequence GTGATTGATATAAAATCATCAACAATAACCGCTTCCCAGGTTTCCCAGCCTATAAAAGAGAACGAAAGACAACTGTTGCTTGATGAAATCAAACGATTAAAAAAACAACTTCATGATGCGGAATTGGAAGCCTGGGAAGCTCAGAAAGCACTTGAGGACTATAAATCCTGGGCAGAACTTGAAATGCACCGGAGAACGCTTACATCGAATGATCCTTCTTCAGAAACGATGCCCATTGAATCAAACCCCTCTTTTAAAGAGACGGCTGGCACACAACTCCCAGAATCATTACAAAAAAACAATAGTTTATATACTGATATTCTTGGCTGGTCACATCTCTATCAAGAAAAACGGCATTCTTTCAACTTAAATTATGAAACCGCACTCTTCAATTATCTTTCCCTGACCTTAAGCATACTCTCCTCCGGCTATCATGTAAAAGAAAGTGATTTTGAATATACGGTGTCAGAGTTCGGCTTTGGCGGCGGCATTAAATATTATCCTTTTTACCAAAGTATTTCCCAGGGTGGTTTTTGGGTAGGCTCAAACGCAAAAATAATCTTTTGGAATGATGAATATAAAGACACTCTTGGCGCCATCGGAGAGAGCGGATCACAGTACCTGCTGGGTACGGAAGTCGGTTATAAATGGGTATTGGGCAATCGTCACTGGTTTTTCATCTCTCCCTTTATAGGATATTACTATTCAACACTTCAATTTGAAACACAGTTGGATGATAATAATTCAGATTTTTTTCAATTTTTTTTCTATACCGGATTGAATATTGGTATTGTTTTTTAA
- a CDS encoding nucleotidyltransferase domain-containing protein: MLKEKYINQIKTIFNQFCSPETKLFIFGSSVESDSFHDVDVGVLDCCPDGKTLTKLHDALEKSTIPYKIDVVDFNQVEPDFKEKILKGKILWIT, translated from the coding sequence ATGTTAAAGGAAAAATACATCAATCAAATTAAAACTATTTTCAACCAATTCTGTTCCCCTGAAACCAAATTATTTATCTTCGGTTCCAGCGTGGAATCCGATTCCTTTCATGATGTTGATGTTGGCGTACTTGATTGTTGTCCGGACGGTAAAACCTTGACGAAACTCCACGATGCTCTGGAAAAATCCACAATTCCTTACAAGATAGATGTCGTGGATTTTAATCAGGTAGAACCGGATTTCAAAGAAAAGATATTAAAGGGGAAAATATTATGGATTACTTAA
- a CDS encoding transposase, which translates to MPRQARLDISGALHHIMVRGINKSAIFKDRQDRNNFLDRLGQNIITGKCSVYAWVLMKNHVHILFKSGQAGISEVMRKLLTWYAQYFNHRHNRTGHLFENRYKSILCDEENYFLALVRYIHLNPIRAKIISSLAELDRYPWSGHAALMGCSKIKWMDTASVLARFGDKIKSARRAYRLFVEDGIDIGSNPELIGGGLIRSKGGWSQVLSARRKSEKEEFDERILGDGDFVNAILRETEEKMRHQLKSRKMGRTLNKIIAEECQKGKISVKELQNGGRRKQVSEIRAKVSIRGQEELGLTMAEIARQTGVNTSSIARALERKREKAS; encoded by the coding sequence ATGCCACGTCAAGCTCGCCTGGACATTTCCGGTGCCTTGCATCATATCATGGTGCGCGGTATAAACAAATCAGCGATCTTCAAAGATCGTCAGGATAGAAATAATTTTCTCGACCGGCTGGGCCAGAATATCATAACCGGGAAATGCTCGGTCTATGCCTGGGTGCTGATGAAAAATCATGTTCACATTCTGTTTAAAAGCGGCCAGGCAGGAATTTCTGAAGTTATGAGAAAACTTTTGACCTGGTATGCCCAATATTTTAATCACCGCCATAATCGTACTGGGCATCTTTTTGAAAATCGTTACAAATCAATTCTGTGTGATGAAGAAAATTATTTTTTGGCTCTTGTCCGCTATATACATTTGAATCCTATACGAGCAAAGATAATCAGCAGCCTGGCGGAATTGGACCGGTATCCCTGGAGTGGTCATGCAGCGCTAATGGGCTGTTCTAAAATTAAATGGATGGATACTGCTTCGGTGCTGGCCCGGTTTGGTGATAAAATAAAATCAGCACGTCGGGCATATCGTTTATTTGTGGAGGATGGCATTGATATTGGTAGCAACCCGGAATTAATTGGCGGCGGATTGATCCGGAGCAAAGGCGGTTGGTCGCAAGTATTGTCAGCTCGGCGAAAAAGTGAAAAGGAAGAATTTGATGAACGGATATTAGGTGACGGTGATTTTGTAAACGCCATACTCCGGGAAACAGAAGAAAAGATGCGGCATCAACTTAAGTCGCGGAAAATGGGACGGACTTTGAACAAAATTATTGCCGAAGAATGCCAAAAAGGAAAAATCAGCGTAAAAGAACTCCAAAACGGGGGACGAAGAAAACAAGTCAGTGAAATTCGCGCAAAAGTTTCAATACGAGGTCAGGAAGAACTCGGCTTAACTATGGCAGAAATAGCGCGGCAGACAGGTGTCAACACTTCCAGTATTGCCAGAGCGCTTGAACGGAAGAGAGAAAAAGCAAGCTAA
- a CDS encoding amidase domain-containing protein, with amino-acid sequence MVRNLLVGLFIFFSLVNFSSSAAAYNVAAVEQYADNWWYRNNPDFDSFPLADCANFVSQCMIAGGMMLGTDENKALLINGVQENHIKKGGAISTVVSLMPYIENFEHAEKIISTSLEYLNSVLDVGDVIVFGYDDGDHLHNEYDEFSHSAIVHKKAAGEVFLAYHSNYRNEMPIEEVIENGNDPKYTRVIAYHFPNSTETGQHMRIYGTGNYYGDNSLDFIVMDSGYNYEGYIVNNTDPNEQDLVVGENTTPLNGCAHYISAYCTDAHKGIPSDGQTFGQPWTNSSPEHWSYWVRKAVILGNQYNAESMDILSAVWYITDRSGDYNSILQDIGYPEDGPDKNVSGSAGGLTDNSIKLVHNKFNPKRGESVNIHFKLTEQSRTTIKIYTIDGVLVYTVLDNVILAPGTYLHYWTGKNLYSDFVASGIYYLHITTNTFKSTKKICVIK; translated from the coding sequence ATGGTGCGGAATTTATTGGTTGGTCTATTTATTTTTTTCAGTCTGGTTAATTTTTCGTCATCCGCTGCTGCCTACAATGTTGCTGCCGTTGAACAATATGCAGATAATTGGTGGTACCGGAATAACCCGGACTTCGATTCATTTCCATTGGCAGATTGCGCAAATTTTGTTTCACAATGCATGATTGCCGGCGGGATGATGCTTGGAACTGATGAAAACAAAGCATTGTTGATTAACGGTGTGCAAGAAAATCATATAAAAAAAGGCGGAGCTATTTCGACAGTGGTCAGTTTGATGCCCTACATCGAGAATTTTGAGCATGCTGAAAAAATAATATCGACTTCTCTTGAATATTTAAATTCCGTGCTTGACGTGGGTGATGTCATTGTATTTGGCTATGATGATGGAGATCATTTGCATAATGAGTATGATGAATTTTCACATTCTGCGATTGTTCATAAAAAAGCCGCTGGCGAAGTATTTCTGGCATATCATTCCAATTATCGTAATGAAATGCCGATTGAAGAGGTGATCGAAAACGGAAATGATCCAAAATATACTCGCGTCATTGCCTATCATTTTCCAAATAGCACTGAAACCGGACAACATATGCGGATTTACGGAACCGGCAATTATTACGGAGACAATTCATTAGATTTTATTGTGATGGATTCCGGGTACAATTACGAAGGCTATATCGTCAATAATACTGATCCCAATGAGCAGGATCTTGTTGTTGGTGAGAACACAACCCCACTCAATGGTTGTGCCCACTATATCAGCGCTTATTGCACAGATGCACATAAGGGCATTCCTAGTGATGGCCAGACATTTGGCCAACCCTGGACCAATTCTTCGCCTGAACACTGGTCCTATTGGGTACGTAAGGCTGTAATACTTGGAAATCAATACAATGCCGAAAGCATGGATATTCTTTCCGCTGTTTGGTATATCACCGACCGCTCCGGAGATTACAATTCCATATTACAGGATATTGGTTATCCTGAAGATGGTCCGGATAAAAATGTTTCCGGCTCAGCCGGCGGTTTGACGGATAATTCGATCAAACTGGTTCACAATAAATTCAATCCCAAGCGCGGCGAGTCTGTCAATATCCATTTCAAACTCACGGAACAAAGCCGCACGACCATCAAAATCTATACCATTGATGGTGTTCTCGTTTACACCGTGCTGGATAATGTTATTCTGGCTCCCGGAACCTATCTTCACTATTGGACAGGCAAAAATTTGTATTCCGATTTTGTAGCAAGCGGTATCTACTATTTGCACATAACGACAAATACTTTTAAATCAACAAAAAAAATATGTGTCATTAAATAA
- a CDS encoding T9SS type A sorting domain-containing protein, producing the protein MDWAGTIQNIDQNISISGNYNDIGGALASEGNTITAYYSIGIFNNNLTISNGVGNRIRGNYINKVKIIISGSAGSCMIGGNRLAGEGNVMSGYITIDGIGGNTVCGNTIGLNQSQTASISIEGPGVEINSDSNFIGLSQDGYGNIISGNTSYGIRLNSDNSHVNNNLIGISSDNSSFSNGTGIDISGNNNIVGGRHDDLYFEKNIISGNGSGIQITGQANTVSGNYIGTNISGNSAISNVTGIVLLGSNNIIGGANTSENSRGNVVSGNSERGIMCMSGGFNVIIGNYIGIDATGTATIPNIIHGIYLSASNNIIGGDSEYEKNIICCGDVGIYILGGATTSNTIYNNWFGVYTNLALAAQSFITASIYLEASTNHNNIGIKNTWNSGNLITNAPIGIGLLGATTDNNGLFANTICAFSGSGISLAGDGANNNKAAPVILISPAPDVSLISGTTSGSDDYIELFVSDRGAGVYGGSLRLVGSTTAVSGNWSIVPTGLAGGEYVSAIATDSSNNSSGFSLNALVQVPTPTSTPTTTATPTPTPVGQVQVHSISPEYKRAATQQKVIIRGSGYQVPMTVKLARSGADIATASNVTVLDYNTLQCTFDLSNIASGPGNVVVTSAGVKGTLTNGLKVLGTIPSPIHWDITDMGQAGAPAVSDDTCGVWVADGDNDGSQEVFSAGLLQNILKYDLDNTWSIAPLPSGSIGEYYTAVLTADMDNDGENEVYGATLDHHVYAFSGTNFSTKTDVAGDLGYEIIDLAWGDGNNDHAPKLYAAGGDNNEGYVYQFSYSSGWSNTVIASTSEKIYSIAVADGNNDDINEIYAACADNKVYQYIYNGTAWAQSIVHTGGSSARVVTVGDGNNDGENEVYTANSDDHIYQAKWSTGFFWSPLTITARDALGLVVTDADNNGTTELYSAGSDRTVYQYQFTGSTWTETPLLEVPDDVYALAAGDGDNDYLLELYALAGNHHVYEINAAYAVPTATPTRTPVLGFEGQIISKDHIYAAPNPVRGHHANIVIYTQQPAEVSAKLFTTSNQEVLSFRRHYSIGKHTERINISNLANGVYLLLVRAKANGKEERVIKKIAIVK; encoded by the coding sequence ATGGACTGGGCCGGAACAATACAAAATATTGACCAGAATATATCTATTTCAGGAAATTATAATGACATAGGCGGCGCACTTGCTTCGGAAGGCAATACAATTACCGCATACTATAGTATAGGAATATTTAATAATAATTTAACCATAAGCAATGGTGTTGGCAATCGTATTCGCGGAAATTACATTAACAAGGTGAAAATCATTATTAGCGGCAGTGCCGGATCATGTATGATCGGTGGCAACCGTCTGGCAGGCGAGGGCAATGTCATGTCTGGATATATTACAATTGACGGTATCGGAGGCAATACGGTTTGCGGAAATACTATTGGTTTAAACCAATCCCAAACTGCCAGCATCTCTATCGAAGGCCCGGGGGTCGAAATAAATTCAGACAGTAATTTTATCGGCCTTTCCCAAGATGGTTACGGAAATATCATATCTGGAAATACATCATACGGAATTAGATTAAACAGTGACAATAGTCATGTAAATAACAACTTAATTGGAATCAGTTCAGATAACAGCTCTTTTTCAAATGGAACAGGAATAGATATATCAGGTAACAATAATATTGTTGGTGGAAGGCATGATGATCTTTATTTTGAAAAAAATATTATTTCAGGAAATGGAAGTGGAATACAAATAACTGGCCAAGCAAATACAGTCAGTGGCAATTATATTGGAACAAATATATCCGGCAATTCAGCAATCAGTAATGTAACCGGTATTGTTCTCCTTGGTAGTAATAACATCATCGGTGGTGCCAACACCTCAGAAAATTCAAGGGGTAATGTTGTTTCCGGAAATTCGGAAAGAGGCATAATGTGTATGAGCGGAGGATTCAATGTTATTATCGGTAATTATATTGGAATTGACGCCACTGGAACAGCGACCATCCCAAATATCATTCATGGGATTTATCTTAGTGCAAGCAATAATATTATTGGCGGTGATTCTGAATATGAAAAAAACATCATTTGCTGTGGAGATGTTGGGATTTATATATTAGGGGGAGCTACAACAAGCAACACTATTTATAATAACTGGTTTGGTGTTTATACAAATCTCGCTTTAGCCGCCCAAAGTTTTATAACTGCATCTATTTACTTAGAGGCCTCGACAAATCATAATAATATCGGAATTAAAAATACTTGGAATAGTGGGAATTTAATCACCAATGCTCCTATTGGAATTGGACTTTTAGGTGCAACTACAGATAACAATGGTCTTTTCGCCAACACCATCTGTGCTTTTTCCGGATCAGGTATTTCACTTGCTGGGGATGGCGCGAACAACAACAAAGCTGCTCCTGTCATTTTAATTTCCCCTGCTCCGGATGTTTCTTTGATCTCCGGCACCACCTCCGGCTCAGATGATTATATTGAGCTATTTGTCTCTGACCGGGGTGCAGGTGTGTACGGAGGCAGTCTGCGCCTGGTCGGCAGCACAACTGCGGTATCCGGCAACTGGTCGATTGTACCCACCGGGCTTGCAGGCGGTGAATATGTCTCAGCCATTGCCACAGACAGCAGCAACAATTCATCCGGGTTCTCTCTCAATGCCCTGGTCCAGGTACCGACACCTACATCGACTCCCACGACGACAGCCACACCCACACCAACCCCGGTGGGTCAGGTCCAGGTTCATTCTATCTCACCGGAATACAAACGCGCTGCTACCCAGCAAAAAGTGATTATCCGTGGATCTGGATATCAAGTACCGATGACAGTCAAGCTTGCCCGATCCGGTGCGGATATCGCCACAGCCTCCAATGTGACTGTGCTCGATTACAATACACTCCAATGTACCTTTGATCTCAGCAATATAGCTTCAGGGCCGGGCAATGTGGTGGTTACTTCCGCCGGTGTAAAGGGTACTTTGACCAATGGTCTCAAAGTATTGGGTACCATACCTTCGCCGATCCACTGGGATATAACCGATATGGGTCAGGCAGGTGCTCCGGCTGTGAGTGATGATACCTGCGGGGTATGGGTGGCGGACGGTGACAATGACGGCAGCCAGGAAGTGTTTTCTGCCGGACTTTTGCAGAATATTCTCAAGTATGATCTGGACAACACCTGGTCGATCGCACCGCTGCCCAGCGGGAGTATCGGTGAATACTATACTGCTGTACTGACCGCAGATATGGACAATGACGGCGAGAATGAGGTCTATGGCGCGACCCTGGATCATCATGTCTATGCGTTTTCCGGTACCAATTTTTCAACCAAGACCGATGTTGCTGGTGATCTGGGTTATGAAATCATTGACCTGGCCTGGGGGGACGGCAACAATGACCATGCCCCTAAGTTGTATGCTGCGGGTGGCGACAACAACGAGGGCTATGTCTACCAGTTTTCTTACAGCTCCGGATGGTCCAATACGGTGATCGCATCGACTTCCGAGAAAATTTATTCCATCGCAGTCGCGGATGGCAATAATGATGACATCAACGAGATCTATGCAGCTTGCGCGGATAATAAGGTGTACCAGTATATTTACAACGGAACCGCTTGGGCACAGAGTATTGTGCATACCGGCGGTTCATCTGCGCGTGTTGTGACAGTCGGCGACGGGAACAATGATGGCGAAAATGAGGTCTATACTGCCAATTCAGACGATCATATCTATCAAGCCAAATGGTCAACCGGCTTTTTCTGGTCACCCCTGACCATTACTGCCAGAGATGCGCTGGGTCTGGTGGTCACCGATGCGGACAACAATGGTACGACAGAGCTTTACAGCGCCGGTTCGGATCGCACGGTCTACCAATATCAGTTTACCGGCAGCACCTGGACCGAGACGCCCCTGCTGGAAGTCCCGGATGATGTATATGCTTTGGCAGCCGGAGATGGGGACAATGACTATTTGCTTGAACTCTATGCGCTGGCAGGCAACCATCATGTGTATGAAATCAATGCCGCCTATGCTGTTCCGACAGCCACGCCGACCCGCACACCTGTACTAGGATTTGAAGGACAAATTATTTCCAAGGACCATATCTATGCCGCTCCCAATCCGGTGCGAGGCCATCACGCCAATATCGTGATCTATACCCAGCAGCCGGCTGAAGTGAGTGCCAAGCTTTTCACCACCTCCAACCAGGAGGTGCTCTCCTTTAGACGACATTATTCCATAGGCAAGCATACGGAGCGTATTAATATCAGCAATTTGGCCAATGGGGTGTATCTCCTGCTGGTCAGAGCGAAAGCCAATGGCAAGGAAGAGCGTGTGATCAAAAAAATTGCAATCGTGAAATAA
- a CDS encoding PorV/PorQ family protein, whose amino-acid sequence MRSIKFSLLSILVIMSLPAQALSFWNSPGSDGARILKQSISARAQAAGEAFVAVSNDISALYYNPAGLGYIASAELSGSYIKSFEDTYYSHFGYIQPIASGALAVSYLGYDGGLMEINEEDGSSLTLKAQQDAVFSLGFGWQFDSFPKGVAIGTTLKIISSTLVEEYAAIAYAIDFGLFYPTPVEGLAVAFALQNIGTKLNYFSENDPLPLTARVGTSYKLTLNQYNSLRISLDLVNNKINSGIEYSLNDILLARIGYKLNQDLASLTYGFGLCLGPFKLDYAFGDMSDLGNLHLFSLTIGNANY is encoded by the coding sequence ATGCGTTCCATCAAATTTTCCCTACTCAGTATCCTGGTCATCATGAGCCTTCCTGCCCAAGCTTTGTCTTTCTGGAATTCACCCGGTAGTGATGGCGCAAGAATTCTAAAACAATCCATCAGTGCGCGAGCCCAAGCTGCCGGAGAAGCTTTTGTAGCTGTTTCAAATGATATCAGTGCACTTTATTACAATCCTGCCGGATTGGGCTATATTGCTTCTGCAGAACTAAGCGGTTCTTATATCAAAAGTTTTGAAGATACTTATTACAGTCATTTCGGGTATATTCAACCGATTGCTTCAGGTGCTTTGGCTGTCAGTTATTTGGGTTATGATGGCGGTTTAATGGAAATCAATGAAGAAGACGGATCTTCGCTGACATTAAAAGCTCAGCAAGATGCGGTCTTCAGCTTAGGTTTCGGGTGGCAGTTTGACAGCTTCCCCAAGGGCGTGGCCATCGGGACAACACTGAAAATAATTTCATCCACGCTGGTTGAGGAATATGCCGCAATAGCCTATGCCATTGATTTTGGCCTGTTTTATCCAACACCGGTCGAAGGACTTGCCGTCGCCTTTGCACTACAAAACATCGGTACAAAGTTAAATTATTTCAGTGAAAATGATCCCTTGCCGCTTACTGCCCGTGTGGGAACGTCCTACAAATTAACCTTAAATCAATATAATAGTCTGCGCATTTCCTTGGATTTGGTGAATAATAAAATTAATTCAGGTATTGAGTACTCACTCAATGATATTTTACTCGCAAGAATTGGATATAAACTCAATCAGGACCTTGCATCCTTGACATACGGTTTTGGTCTTTGCTTGGGGCCTTTCAAGCTGGATTATGCTTTTGGAGATATGAGTGATTTAGGGAATTTACATCTATTCTCATTGACTATCGGGAATGCCAATTATTAA